In Akkermansia muciniphila, one DNA window encodes the following:
- a CDS encoding peptidoglycan recognition protein family protein, whose amino-acid sequence MNVRMLSANVAFLMLSVLLAACSDAPRPPAVSFRIQNAPPVPRTMSQMSREVHISRDFMSPRSRARRAAHSMHPRFITIHSTANPKGDAAAHARALKRGAMGSLNWHFTVDQYQAVQHIPLNETGRHADRGGPGDMYSIGIEMGEVRSHNPIITWNRSAKLTAVLMKQYHIPLRNVVPHYYWTGKNCPAPLLTNGRPGHKWSWFISRVDYYRRCLETRPAAAL is encoded by the coding sequence ATGAATGTTAGAATGTTGTCGGCAAATGTGGCGTTTCTGATGCTGTCGGTTCTGCTGGCGGCGTGTTCGGACGCCCCGCGCCCGCCTGCCGTCAGCTTCAGGATTCAGAATGCGCCTCCCGTGCCGCGCACCATGTCCCAGATGTCCAGAGAGGTGCATATCAGCCGCGATTTCATGTCCCCGCGCTCCCGTGCGCGTCGTGCCGCCCATTCCATGCATCCGCGGTTTATCACGATTCACAGCACCGCCAATCCCAAGGGTGACGCCGCGGCGCATGCCCGGGCGTTGAAAAGGGGGGCCATGGGGTCCCTGAACTGGCATTTTACGGTGGACCAGTATCAAGCCGTCCAGCATATTCCGCTGAATGAGACGGGGCGCCATGCGGACCGGGGCGGCCCCGGGGACATGTATTCCATCGGCATTGAGATGGGGGAGGTAAGGAGCCACAACCCCATCATTACCTGGAACCGCTCCGCCAAGCTGACGGCAGTGCTGATGAAACAGTACCATATTCCGCTCCGCAATGTGGTTCCCCATTATTACTGGACGGGCAAGAATTGTCCGGCCCCGCTGCTGACCAACGGCCGCCCGGGCCATAAATGGAGCTGGTTCATTTCCCGCGTAGACTATTACAGGCGCTGTCTGGAGACGCGTCCCGCCGCGGCGCTCTGA